In the Mycolicibacterium thermoresistibile genome, one interval contains:
- a CDS encoding 1,4-dihydroxy-2-naphthoate polyprenyltransferase — protein MASLAQWIEGARPRTLPNAVAPVIAGTGAAAWLGAAVWWKALLALAVAVALIIGVNYANDYSDGVRGTDDVRSGPVRLVGSRLATPRAVLTAAVVSLAIGAVAGVALALVSAPWLIAVGAVCIAGAWLYTGGSKPYGYRGLGEVAVFVFFGLVAVLGTQYTQALRIDWVGAVAAVAMGSLSSAVLVANNLRDIPTDRESGKITLAVRLGDARTRLLYQALVAVALLATPVLALATPWCLAGLVALPLAVRAARPVRAGSGGAALIPVLRDTGLTMLVWSIAVGTALALG, from the coding sequence GTGGCCAGTCTCGCGCAGTGGATCGAAGGCGCCCGTCCCCGGACGCTGCCCAACGCCGTCGCCCCGGTCATCGCCGGCACCGGCGCCGCCGCCTGGCTCGGCGCCGCGGTGTGGTGGAAGGCGCTGCTGGCGTTGGCCGTCGCGGTGGCACTGATCATCGGCGTCAACTACGCCAACGACTACTCCGACGGCGTGCGCGGCACCGACGATGTGCGGTCCGGACCGGTGCGGCTGGTCGGTTCGCGGCTGGCCACCCCGCGCGCGGTGCTGACCGCCGCGGTGGTGAGCCTGGCGATCGGGGCCGTCGCCGGTGTGGCGCTGGCGCTGGTCAGCGCCCCCTGGCTGATCGCGGTCGGCGCGGTCTGCATCGCCGGGGCCTGGCTGTACACCGGCGGGTCGAAACCCTACGGCTACCGCGGGCTGGGCGAGGTCGCGGTGTTCGTGTTCTTCGGACTGGTCGCCGTGCTGGGCACCCAGTACACCCAGGCGCTGCGCATCGACTGGGTCGGCGCGGTGGCCGCGGTGGCGATGGGCTCTCTGTCGTCGGCGGTGCTGGTCGCCAACAATCTGCGCGACATCCCCACCGACCGTGAGTCCGGCAAGATCACCCTGGCGGTGCGGCTCGGCGACGCGCGGACCCGGCTGCTGTATCAGGCGCTGGTGGCGGTGGCCCTGCTGGCGACTCCGGTGTTGGCGCTGGCGACCCCGTGGTGCCTGGCCGGGCTGGTGGCGCTGCCGTTGGCGGTGCGGGCGGCGCGGCCGGTGCGCGCGGGTAGCGGCGGCGCGGCGCTGATCCCGGTGCTGCGGGACACCGGCCTGACCATGCTGGTGTGGTCGATCGCGGTCGGCACCGCGCTGGCGCTGGGTTAG
- a CDS encoding AAA family ATPase → MTAARLQLNREDLEEARRIVDAVSAAFSQKVVGQHDLRESLLISLLAGGHILLESVPGLAKTTAARVIADTIHGGFQRIQCTPDLLPSDIIGTQVYDAATNAFVTRLGPVHTNIVLLDEINRSSAKTQSAMLEAMEERQTTIAGTVYPIPEPFLVIATQNPVDQEGTYPLSEAQTDRFMLKEIVRYPSPDEEVEVLTRMDAGLYDRHTPPVVTLDDIRRLQQIVRTVHMDRALMHYASTLVAATREPERYLPRQLARLVEYGASPRATIAFAKAARALALLSGRDHVLPEDIAGLSHRVLRHRLILGFEAASAGVTPEVVIDAVRKAVRVP, encoded by the coding sequence ATGACCGCAGCACGACTCCAACTGAACCGCGAGGACCTCGAGGAGGCCCGGCGCATCGTGGACGCGGTGTCCGCGGCGTTCTCCCAGAAGGTGGTCGGCCAGCACGACCTGCGCGAATCGCTGCTGATCAGCCTGCTGGCCGGCGGCCACATCCTGCTGGAGAGCGTGCCCGGGCTGGCCAAGACCACCGCCGCCCGGGTGATCGCCGACACCATCCACGGCGGTTTCCAGCGCATCCAGTGCACCCCCGACCTGCTGCCCAGCGACATCATCGGCACCCAGGTGTACGACGCCGCGACGAACGCGTTCGTCACCCGGCTCGGCCCGGTGCACACCAACATCGTGTTGCTCGACGAGATCAACCGCTCCAGCGCCAAGACGCAGAGCGCGATGTTGGAGGCGATGGAGGAACGCCAGACCACCATCGCCGGCACGGTCTATCCGATCCCGGAGCCGTTCCTGGTCATCGCCACCCAGAATCCCGTCGACCAGGAGGGCACCTATCCGCTGTCGGAGGCCCAGACCGACCGGTTCATGCTCAAGGAGATCGTGCGCTACCCCTCCCCCGACGAGGAGGTGGAGGTCCTCACCCGGATGGACGCCGGCCTGTACGACCGCCACACCCCACCGGTGGTGACACTGGACGACATCCGCCGGCTGCAGCAGATCGTGCGCACCGTGCACATGGACCGCGCGCTGATGCACTACGCCAGCACCCTGGTGGCCGCCACCCGCGAACCCGAGCGCTACCTGCCCCGGCAGCTGGCCCGGCTGGTCGAGTACGGCGCCAGCCCCCGCGCCACCATCGCGTTCGCCAAGGCCGCCCGCGCGCTGGCGCTGCTGTCCGGCCGCGATCACGTGCTGCCCGAGGACATCGCCGGGCTGTCGCACCGGGTGCTGCGGCACCGGCTGATCCTCGGTTTCGAGGCGGCCAGCGCCGGCGTCACCCCCGAAGTGGTCATCGACGCGGTCCGCAAAGCGGTGCGGGTGCCCTGA
- the resB gene encoding cytochrome c biogenesis protein ResB, with translation MSLTQRVRALIRNTWRTLTSMGTALVLLFLLALAAIPGALLPQRNLNEGKVAEYIAEHPTLGPWLDRLQAFDVFSSFWFTAIYVLLFVSLVGCLTPRTVDHVRSLRATPVPAPRNLSRLPKHHTADIAGEPRPLAAEMTRRLRGWRTATREQDGVTEISAEKGYLREFGNIVFHFSLLGLLVAVAVGKMFGYEGQVIVVADGQPGFCSASPAAFDSFRAGNTVDGTSLHPICLRVNGFDAEYLPSGQATSYAADIEYQAGDDLVTGTWRPYRLQVNHPLRVGGDRVYLQGHGYAPTFTVTFPDGQTRTQTLQFRPDDMLTLLSSGVMRFDPPAGTYPDPDERRRNQIAIQGLFAPTAQFDGTLMTSIFPELTDPAVAIDIYRGDTGLDSGRPQSLFTLDERLIEQNRLTKKARVNLRLGEQTRLDDGTTVRFDNAVPFINVQVSHDPAQVWVLVFALTMMAGLLVSLVVRRHRVWVRISPSGPGTVNVELGGLARTDNSGWGDEFERLTERLLRSGSQTGPETGTATGADAATADPSREKV, from the coding sequence ATGTCTCTCACACAGCGCGTGCGCGCACTGATCCGCAACACCTGGCGCACGTTGACCTCGATGGGCACCGCGCTGGTGCTGCTGTTCCTGCTGGCGCTGGCGGCCATTCCGGGTGCGCTGCTGCCGCAGCGCAACCTCAACGAGGGCAAGGTCGCCGAGTACATCGCCGAGCATCCGACGCTGGGACCGTGGCTGGACCGCCTGCAGGCCTTCGATGTGTTCTCCAGCTTCTGGTTCACCGCGATCTACGTGCTGCTGTTCGTCTCCCTGGTCGGCTGCCTGACCCCGCGGACCGTCGACCACGTCCGCAGCCTGCGCGCCACCCCGGTGCCCGCCCCCCGCAACCTGTCCCGGCTGCCCAAACACCACACCGCCGACATCGCCGGGGAACCGCGGCCGTTGGCCGCCGAGATGACCCGCCGGCTGCGCGGCTGGCGCACCGCCACCCGCGAGCAGGACGGGGTCACCGAGATTTCCGCGGAGAAGGGGTATCTGCGCGAGTTCGGCAACATCGTGTTCCACTTCTCGCTGCTGGGTCTGCTGGTGGCGGTGGCGGTCGGCAAGATGTTCGGCTACGAGGGACAGGTGATCGTCGTCGCCGACGGGCAGCCCGGCTTCTGCTCGGCGTCCCCGGCCGCGTTCGACTCGTTCCGGGCCGGCAACACCGTCGACGGCACGTCGCTTCATCCGATCTGCCTGCGGGTCAACGGCTTCGACGCCGAATATCTGCCGAGCGGGCAGGCCACCTCGTATGCCGCCGACATCGAGTATCAGGCCGGCGACGATCTGGTCACCGGCACCTGGCGGCCGTACCGGCTGCAGGTCAACCATCCGCTGCGGGTCGGTGGGGACCGCGTCTACCTGCAGGGCCACGGGTATGCCCCGACGTTCACCGTCACCTTCCCGGACGGCCAGACCCGCACCCAGACGCTGCAGTTCCGGCCGGACGACATGCTGACGCTGCTGTCGTCGGGGGTGATGCGGTTCGATCCGCCGGCCGGCACCTATCCGGATCCCGACGAGCGCCGCAGGAATCAGATCGCGATCCAGGGCTTGTTCGCGCCGACGGCACAGTTCGACGGCACGCTGATGACGTCGATCTTTCCGGAACTCACCGATCCGGCCGTCGCGATCGACATCTACCGCGGGGACACCGGACTGGACAGCGGCCGCCCACAGTCGCTGTTCACCCTCGATGAGCGGTTGATCGAACAGAACCGGCTGACCAAAAAGGCGCGGGTCAATCTGCGGCTGGGCGAACAGACCCGCCTGGACGACGGCACCACGGTGCGCTTCGACAACGCGGTGCCGTTCATCAACGTGCAGGTGTCGCACGACCCGGCCCAGGTGTGGGTGCTGGTGTTCGCGTTGACGATGATGGCCGGGCTGCTGGTGTCGCTGGTGGTGCGGCGGCACCGGGTCTGGGTTCGGATCAGCCCGTCCGGCCCGGGTACCGTGAACGTCGAACTGGGCGGTCTGGCGCGCACCGACAACTCCGGCTGGGGCGACGAGTTCGAGCGGTTGACCGAGCGGCTGCTGCGCAGTGGCTCACAAACCGGCCCAGAGACCGGCACCGCAACCGGCGCCGACGCCGCTACGGCCGACCCGTCGCGAGAGAAGGTCTGA
- a CDS encoding TlpA disulfide reductase family protein: MLVLTGCSTGDDAVAQGGTFEFVAPGGQTDIFYDPPADRGRPGPISGPDLMNPDETISLDDFAGQVVVINIWGQWCGPCRTEILELQQVYDATRHQGVAFLGIDVRDNNIDAAQDFIADRNITFPSIYDPPMRTMIAFGGRYPTTVIPSTVVLDREHRVAAVFLRELLAEDLQPVVERLAAEDPAPDGDAS; encoded by the coding sequence ATGCTGGTGCTGACCGGCTGCTCCACCGGTGATGACGCCGTCGCGCAGGGCGGAACCTTCGAATTCGTCGCCCCCGGCGGGCAGACCGACATCTTCTACGATCCGCCCGCCGACCGCGGCCGCCCCGGTCCGATCTCCGGCCCGGACCTGATGAACCCCGACGAGACGATCTCGCTGGACGACTTCGCCGGTCAGGTCGTGGTGATCAACATCTGGGGCCAGTGGTGCGGGCCGTGCCGCACCGAGATCCTCGAGCTGCAGCAGGTTTACGACGCCACCCGTCACCAGGGTGTGGCGTTCCTCGGAATCGACGTGCGGGACAACAACATCGACGCGGCACAGGACTTCATCGCCGACCGGAACATCACCTTCCCGTCGATCTACGACCCGCCGATGCGGACCATGATCGCGTTCGGCGGCCGCTATCCGACCACGGTCATCCCGTCCACCGTGGTGCTCGACCGCGAACACCGGGTCGCGGCGGTGTTCCTGCGTGAACTGCTCGCTGAGGATCTGCAACCGGTGGTGGAACGGTTGGCCGCCGAGGATCCCGCCCCGGACGGGGACGCGTCATGA
- a CDS encoding cytochrome c biogenesis CcdA family protein produces MTGFAELAAAGPVLVAVAISILAGLVSFASPCVVPLVPGYLSYLAAVVGVPKEAAPVVTGGPRRDPPADSGAGMSPRSARLRVTGAAALFVAGFTVVFLLGTVAVLGMTTTLITNQVLLQRIGGVITIVMGLVFIGFIPALQRQARFAPRQWSTVAGAPLLGAVFALGWTPCLGPTLTGVITVASATDGASVARGVVLVIAYCLGLGIPFILLAFGSARAVQGLGWLRRNTRTIQIFGGVLLILVGAALVTGLWNEFISWVRDAFVSDVRLPI; encoded by the coding sequence ATGACCGGTTTCGCCGAGCTGGCCGCCGCCGGCCCGGTGCTGGTGGCGGTCGCGATCAGCATCCTGGCCGGGTTGGTGTCGTTCGCCTCGCCGTGCGTGGTGCCGCTGGTGCCCGGTTACCTGTCGTATCTGGCCGCGGTGGTGGGCGTGCCGAAGGAGGCCGCGCCGGTGGTCACCGGAGGTCCCCGCCGGGACCCGCCGGCCGACTCCGGAGCCGGGATGTCGCCGCGGTCGGCGCGGCTGCGGGTGACCGGCGCGGCCGCGCTGTTCGTCGCCGGATTCACCGTGGTGTTCCTGCTCGGCACCGTCGCGGTGCTGGGGATGACCACCACCTTGATCACCAATCAGGTGCTGCTGCAACGCATCGGCGGGGTGATCACCATCGTGATGGGACTGGTGTTCATCGGCTTCATCCCGGCGCTGCAGCGGCAGGCCCGGTTCGCCCCGCGGCAGTGGTCGACGGTGGCCGGGGCGCCGCTGCTCGGCGCGGTGTTCGCACTCGGGTGGACACCGTGTCTGGGCCCGACCCTGACCGGGGTGATCACCGTCGCCTCGGCGACCGACGGCGCCAGTGTCGCCCGCGGGGTGGTCCTGGTGATCGCCTACTGCCTGGGTCTGGGCATCCCGTTCATCCTGTTGGCGTTCGGTTCGGCGCGGGCGGTGCAGGGGCTGGGCTGGCTGCGGCGCAACACCCGCACCATCCAGATCTTCGGCGGTGTGCTGTTGATCCTGGTGGGCGCGGCGCTGGTCACCGGGCTGTGGAACGAGTTCATCTCGTGGGTGCGTGACGCCTTCGTCTCCGATGTGAGGCTGCCGATCTGA
- a CDS encoding DUF4229 domain-containing protein produces the protein MTENRSATRVVLDVLAYVLARLALVAALTVLIIVVGRLFGIDEFPVVVAMLFALVIALPLGIWLFAPLRRRATAGMAELSEQRRKEREALRARMRGETPPDTKSD, from the coding sequence GTGACGGAGAATCGGTCCGCTACCCGTGTGGTGCTGGATGTGCTGGCCTATGTGCTGGCCCGGCTCGCGCTGGTCGCGGCGCTGACGGTGCTGATCATCGTGGTGGGCCGGTTGTTCGGGATCGACGAGTTCCCCGTGGTGGTGGCGATGCTGTTCGCATTGGTGATCGCCCTGCCGCTGGGCATCTGGTTGTTCGCGCCGTTGCGCCGCCGCGCCACCGCCGGGATGGCCGAGCTCAGTGAGCAGCGCCGCAAGGAACGCGAGGCACTGCGCGCCCGGATGCGTGGGGAAACCCCGCCGGACACAAAGTCCGACTGA
- a CDS encoding MinD/ParA family ATP-binding protein: MTDQPSGFRGEQRFRDPAATPPPEWTAPTPPDGVPHGHGAPAGAPPPAMPPPAPTAPQVAQHGVQQPGVPLHGVQAQPPHTGPPPEQAPGAPYVDLSTTALLGQRRPAPSRGWRRWLYRATFRTVNLGESPKVARHNELLNRVRHPLQDCYRIAVLSLKGGVGKTTITATLGSTFGSARGDRVVAVDANPDRGTLSQKVPLQTRATVRDLLRDADRIQTYSDMRAYTSQSPSRLEVLASESDPAVSEAFSSDDYTRTLRVLERFYSLVLTDCGTGLIHSAMSAVLANADVLIVISSGSVDGARSAAATLDWLDAHGHQDMVRNSIAVINAVRPRSGKVDLQKVVDHFSRRCRAVKMVPFDPHLEEGAEIDLDQLKPQTRQALLELAAVVADGFPGAQQLQSPPF; the protein is encoded by the coding sequence TTGACTGACCAACCGTCAGGATTTCGCGGTGAACAGCGGTTCCGCGATCCGGCCGCCACACCACCTCCGGAGTGGACCGCGCCCACCCCACCCGACGGTGTGCCGCACGGCCACGGCGCACCTGCGGGGGCCCCACCACCGGCGATGCCGCCACCGGCGCCGACCGCTCCGCAGGTTGCCCAGCACGGGGTCCAACAGCCCGGGGTGCCACTCCACGGGGTCCAGGCCCAGCCACCGCATACCGGGCCGCCGCCCGAGCAGGCGCCGGGAGCGCCGTATGTGGATCTGTCCACCACGGCCCTGCTCGGACAGCGCAGACCGGCACCGTCGCGCGGCTGGCGCCGATGGCTGTACCGGGCCACGTTCCGGACCGTCAACCTGGGCGAGAGCCCGAAGGTCGCTCGTCACAACGAACTGCTCAACCGGGTGCGCCACCCGCTGCAGGACTGCTACCGCATCGCGGTGCTGTCGCTGAAGGGCGGTGTCGGCAAGACCACGATCACCGCGACGCTGGGGTCGACGTTCGGGTCGGCCCGCGGTGACCGGGTGGTCGCGGTGGACGCCAACCCGGACCGCGGCACGCTCAGCCAGAAGGTGCCGTTGCAGACCCGGGCCACCGTGCGCGACCTGCTGCGCGACGCCGACCGCATCCAGACCTACAGCGATATGCGGGCCTACACCTCACAGAGCCCGAGCCGGTTGGAGGTGCTGGCCTCCGAGAGCGACCCGGCCGTGTCGGAGGCGTTCAGCTCCGACGACTACACCCGCACGTTGCGGGTGCTCGAACGGTTCTACAGCCTGGTGCTCACCGACTGCGGCACCGGGTTGATCCATTCGGCGATGTCGGCGGTGCTGGCCAACGCCGATGTGCTGATCGTGATCAGTTCCGGCTCGGTGGACGGGGCGCGCAGCGCCGCGGCGACGCTGGACTGGCTGGACGCGCACGGACATCAGGACATGGTGCGCAACTCGATCGCGGTGATCAACGCGGTGCGGCCACGGTCGGGCAAGGTCGATCTGCAGAAGGTCGTGGACCACTTCTCCCGGCGCTGCCGCGCGGTGAAGATGGTGCCGTTCGACCCCCATCTGGAAGAGGGCGCCGAAATCGACCTGGACCAACTCAAACCGCAGACCCGACAAGCGCTGCTGGAACTGGCCGCCGTCGTCGCCGACGGGTTTCCCGGCGCGCAGCAGCTTCAGAGCCCCCCGTTCTGA
- a CDS encoding DUF58 domain-containing protein has protein sequence MGKYLDAAKRHFGTDVRGLLEGGRYALLHTRSMEFDDLRPYVPGDDVRDIDWKASARSGDILIKRFVSEQHHKVLIVADAGRNMTASAPSGERKHDVALHIMGALGLITMRRSDQVGMVYGDVRGCVNIRAGRGECHLESMLHRYHEQVCGRPGRSDVICQLDYAATHYRHQMLLVVVSDEPEPTQRLATTLSRLTARHDLMWAMVADRPAVGSGAAAQDGYDVGTGDVVLNGAVLGARVIDAYRRAEQARVRRLDEFMTTCGVPYTVIGGSSEIRRNLVALTERLARAR, from the coding sequence GTGGGCAAATACCTCGACGCCGCCAAACGTCACTTCGGCACCGATGTCCGCGGCCTGCTCGAGGGCGGCCGTTACGCGTTGCTGCACACCCGCAGCATGGAATTCGACGATCTGCGGCCCTACGTGCCCGGCGACGACGTCCGCGACATCGACTGGAAGGCGTCGGCCCGCTCCGGCGACATCCTGATCAAACGGTTCGTCTCCGAGCAACACCACAAGGTGCTGATCGTCGCCGACGCCGGCCGCAACATGACCGCGTCCGCCCCCAGCGGGGAACGCAAACACGATGTCGCACTTCACATCATGGGTGCGCTCGGGCTGATCACCATGCGCCGCTCGGATCAGGTCGGCATGGTGTACGGCGACGTCCGCGGTTGTGTGAACATCCGCGCGGGCCGCGGGGAGTGCCACCTCGAGAGCATGCTGCACCGCTACCACGAGCAGGTGTGTGGCCGCCCGGGACGCAGCGACGTCATATGTCAGCTCGACTATGCCGCAACGCATTACCGGCATCAGATGTTGCTGGTCGTGGTGTCCGACGAACCCGAGCCGACACAGCGGCTGGCGACGACGCTGTCCCGGTTGACCGCCCGGCACGACCTGATGTGGGCGATGGTCGCCGACCGGCCGGCCGTCGGTTCCGGTGCGGCCGCGCAGGACGGCTACGACGTCGGCACCGGCGATGTCGTCCTCAACGGCGCCGTCCTGGGCGCCCGGGTGATCGACGCGTACCGGCGCGCCGAACAGGCCCGGGTACGCCGACTCGACGAATTCATGACGACGTGCGGGGTGCCGTACACCGTGATCGGCGGCAGCTCCGAGATCCGCCGCAACCTGGTGGCGTTGACCGAGAGGCTGGCCCGTGCCCGATGA
- a CDS encoding alpha/beta hydrolase has product MVVIVAVVATGVLGLLWSQQRRLIYFPSPGPVPSATTVSVDARDVVLRTADGLELGAWYFPAPGGRPSPAVLVSNGNGGDRSGRVALAVSLRRLGMAVLLFDYRGYGGNPGRPSEEGLALDIRAAHDWLREQPDVDPARMVYFGESLGAAVALELAVERPPAALVLRSPFTSLADVARVHYPWLPARWLLLDRYPSIDRIGSLRAPLLIVAGDRDDIVPESQSRRLFDAAPEPKRYVLVPDAGHNDLTLLAGRQMIGAIEEFLAPILHTA; this is encoded by the coding sequence ATGGTGGTTATCGTTGCCGTTGTGGCGACCGGTGTGCTCGGGCTGCTGTGGTCCCAGCAGCGTCGATTGATCTACTTCCCCTCGCCCGGACCCGTGCCGTCCGCCACCACGGTGTCGGTGGATGCGCGCGATGTCGTGCTGCGGACCGCCGACGGGCTGGAGCTGGGTGCCTGGTATTTCCCGGCCCCCGGCGGCCGGCCGTCCCCGGCGGTGCTGGTCAGCAACGGCAACGGCGGTGACCGGTCCGGGCGGGTGGCGCTGGCGGTGAGCCTGCGGCGGCTCGGCATGGCCGTGCTGCTGTTCGACTACCGCGGATACGGCGGCAACCCGGGACGACCCAGTGAGGAGGGGCTGGCCCTCGACATCCGCGCCGCCCACGACTGGCTTCGCGAACAGCCTGATGTGGACCCCGCCCGGATGGTGTACTTCGGTGAATCCCTCGGTGCCGCAGTCGCTCTCGAACTGGCGGTGGAGCGGCCGCCGGCGGCGCTGGTGCTGCGCTCGCCGTTCACGTCGCTGGCGGACGTGGCGCGGGTGCACTACCCGTGGCTGCCGGCGCGGTGGCTGCTGCTGGACCGCTACCCGTCGATCGACCGCATCGGCTCGCTGCGCGCACCGCTGCTGATCGTTGCCGGCGACCGCGACGACATCGTTCCGGAGTCGCAGAGCCGGCGGCTGTTCGACGCCGCGCCGGAGCCCAAACGCTATGTGCTGGTCCCGGACGCCGGGCACAACGACCTCACCCTGCTGGCCGGCCGGCAGATGATCGGCGCCATCGAGGAGTTCCTCGCGCCGATCCTGCACACCGCGTGA
- the ccsB gene encoding c-type cytochrome biogenesis protein CcsB, with the protein MSTEIDIGLARYSDWAFTTSVLVLMGALLLLAIELAYARSRKVETRELAAAGVAASGAVTTSPGAAAPGVVVEAPKRPVDERIGGAGLALAYVGIAALLGSIVLRGLATGRAPWGNMYEFVNVTCLCGLVAAAVMLRRARYRPLWVFVLVPVLILLTVSGRWLYTDAAPVMPALQSYWLPIHVSVVSLGSGVFLVAGVASILFLVKMSRFGQVAGDGLWARIVDRLPDAQTLDRIAYRATIFAFPVFGFGVIFGAIWAEEAWGRYWGWDPKETVSFIAWVVYAAYLHARSTAGWRDRKAAWINVIGFVAMVFNLFFINLVTVGLHSYAGVG; encoded by the coding sequence GTGAGTACGGAAATCGACATCGGCCTGGCCCGCTATTCCGACTGGGCGTTCACCACCTCCGTGCTGGTGCTGATGGGTGCGCTTCTGCTGTTGGCGATCGAGCTGGCCTACGCCCGCAGCCGCAAGGTCGAGACGCGGGAACTGGCCGCCGCCGGAGTGGCCGCATCCGGGGCGGTGACCACGTCCCCCGGCGCCGCGGCACCCGGCGTCGTCGTCGAGGCCCCGAAACGTCCGGTCGATGAACGCATCGGCGGGGCCGGGCTCGCGCTGGCCTATGTCGGCATCGCCGCGCTGCTGGGCAGCATCGTGTTGCGCGGGCTCGCCACCGGGCGGGCGCCGTGGGGCAACATGTACGAGTTCGTCAACGTCACCTGCCTGTGCGGTCTGGTGGCGGCCGCGGTGATGCTGCGGCGGGCCCGGTACCGCCCGCTGTGGGTGTTCGTGCTGGTGCCGGTGCTGATCCTGTTGACGGTGTCGGGCCGCTGGCTCTACACCGACGCGGCGCCGGTGATGCCGGCGCTGCAGTCGTACTGGCTGCCGATCCACGTGTCGGTGGTCAGCCTGGGCTCGGGGGTGTTCCTGGTCGCCGGGGTGGCCAGCATCCTGTTCCTGGTGAAGATGTCGCGGTTCGGCCAGGTGGCCGGCGACGGCCTGTGGGCGCGGATCGTCGACCGGCTGCCCGACGCCCAGACCCTGGACCGCATCGCGTACCGCGCGACGATCTTCGCGTTCCCGGTGTTCGGGTTCGGCGTGATCTTCGGCGCGATCTGGGCCGAGGAGGCGTGGGGCCGGTACTGGGGATGGGACCCCAAGGAGACGGTGTCGTTCATCGCGTGGGTGGTGTACGCCGCGTATCTGCACGCCCGGTCCACCGCGGGCTGGCGGGACCGTAAAGCCGCCTGGATCAACGTCATCGGTTTCGTGGCGATGGTGTTCAACCTGTTCTTCATCAACCTGGTGACGGTGGGGCTGCACTCATATGCCGGCGTCGGCTGA
- a CDS encoding S-methyl-5'-thioadenosine phosphorylase, which produces MLAVIGGSGFYSFFGPDARTVTPDTPYGAPSGPITIGRVGQHEVAFLPRHGVDHEYSPHTVPYRANMWALRALGVRRVFAPCAVGSLTPDLGPGSVVVPDQLVDRTAGRADTYFDSGGIHVSFADPYCPELRAIAARQPGVVDGGTMVVIQGPRFSTRAESRWYADQGFTLINMTGHPEAVLARELEMCYAAIALVTDLDAGVESGSGVRAVDVFAEFRRNMEPFKKLVHEALDQVPGERTCRHCLAHDGVKLPFELP; this is translated from the coding sequence ATGCTCGCAGTGATCGGCGGCAGCGGCTTCTACTCGTTCTTCGGGCCCGACGCGCGCACCGTCACCCCGGACACCCCCTACGGCGCGCCGAGTGGGCCGATCACCATCGGTCGGGTCGGCCAGCACGAGGTGGCGTTCCTGCCCCGGCACGGTGTCGACCACGAGTACTCACCCCACACCGTGCCGTACCGGGCCAACATGTGGGCGTTGCGGGCGCTGGGTGTGCGCCGGGTGTTCGCCCCGTGCGCGGTGGGCAGCCTGACGCCCGACCTCGGCCCCGGGTCGGTGGTGGTGCCCGATCAACTGGTCGACCGCACCGCCGGGCGGGCCGACACCTACTTCGACTCCGGCGGCATCCACGTGAGCTTCGCCGACCCGTACTGCCCGGAGTTGCGGGCGATCGCCGCGCGGCAGCCCGGTGTGGTCGACGGCGGCACCATGGTGGTCATCCAGGGGCCGCGGTTCTCGACCCGCGCCGAAAGCCGGTGGTACGCCGATCAGGGTTTCACGCTGATCAACATGACCGGCCATCCGGAGGCCGTGCTCGCCCGGGAACTCGAGATGTGTTACGCCGCAATCGCGTTGGTCACCGACCTGGACGCCGGAGTGGAATCCGGAAGCGGGGTGCGGGCCGTTGACGTGTTCGCCGAGTTCCGGCGCAACATGGAACCGTTCAAGAAGCTCGTGCACGAGGCGCTCGATCAGGTCCCCGGCGAACGCACCTGCCGGCACTGTCTGGCGCACGACGGCGTCAAGCTGCCGTTCGAGCTGCCGTGA